The DNA region CGTGCTGGCCGAGCACCTGCTCGGAGGTCGCCGAGTTGAAGATGAAGGAGTTGAGGATCGACTGCCTGGCGCGGGCGATCTCGGCCTCGGTCGGCGGCTCGCTGATGATTCGCCTGGCCTCGGCGACGAGCGTCTCGATCGTCTCGGCCGTCGTGGACGTCTTGGTGCTCGTGGCCATCGAGAACGGCGCGACGCGCGTGTAGCCGCTGCCGACCGAGCCGCCCACCGAGTAGGCCAGCCCCTTCTCGGTACGCACCTTCGAGAAGAGGCGCGACGTGAAGCTCCCGCTCAGCACCTCGTTGAGCACCTGCACCGGGTAGTAGTCCGGGTGCGTGCTCTTGAGCGTGCCCATGTGGCCGATGCGGATCGACGACTGCGCCACGTCGCTCTTGACGGCCTCGTACACGCCGGGCGCCGACTGCGGGCGCGGGTCGGGGAAGGTGATGGTCGCCTTCGGCCCGCGATTCCAGCTGCCGAACACCTTCGTGATCGCGGCGAGCGCATCGGCCTGCGTGACGTCGCCGTGCACGGCGATGATCGTCTGCTCGGGATGCAGGTACCTGCCGTGCCAGGCCACGAGGTCGTCGCGGGTGATCGCCTGCACCGACGCGTACGTCACCTCCCGGGCGAACGGCGTGTCGGCCCCGTACATCAGCTCGCGGAACTCCCGGCTGGCGATGCTGCCCGGGTCGTCGTTCTGCCGCGCGATCGAGGCCTCGATGCCACGCCGGGCCACCTCGAGACGCGCCGGGTCGAAGCGCGGCGTGCGCAGCACGTCGGAGAACACCTGCAGCACCTCGACCCAGTCCTGCTTCAACGCGCTCATCCCCGCCGTGCCCGCGTCGTCGCCGATGCCGGTCTCGATGGACGCCGCGCGGTCCTCGAGGTAGCGATCGAGCGCGTCGGGGGCGAGCGCCACCGTGCCGCCGGCACGCATCTGCGAGCCGGTGAGGCTGGCCACGCCGACCTTGTCGGCCGGTTCGAGCAGCGAGCCGGTGCGGAAGCGGGCCGAGACGCTCACCAGCGGCAGCTCGTGGTCCTCCATCACCAGCACCACGAGGCCGTTGGGCAGCACCGTGCGGGTCGGCTTGGGCAGGGCGAAGGCGGGCAACGCCGGGTACTTCAACTGGTCGATCGTGGTGGCCACCTGCGCGCCGGCCGGCAACGGTGCCGCGGCGACGAGGGCCCATGCGGCGAGCGCCGCGCAGACAGGGGTGCGGTTCATCGCGTGCCTCCCGTGGCCGTGGCGGCCTCGTTCTCGAGACGTGCGACGGTGCGATTGGACGCCTTGAACACCTCGGTCGCCACCCGGCGGATGTCGGCCTTGGTCACGGCCTCGGCGCGCTCGATGTAGCGGAAGATGTCGCGCCAGTCGCCCGTGAGCGTGTGGTAGGTGACCAGCTGCGACGCCAGGCCGCTGTTGCTGTCGAGCGAGCGGATCAGGTCGGCCTTGGCGCGTGTCTTGAAGCGCGCCAACTCGTCGTCGGTGACGTCCTCGGTCGCCATGCGCGTCAACTCCGCCCGCAGCGCCTCGGCCACCTTGTCGTTGCTCACGCCGCGCGCCGGCACGGCCAGCGCCAGGAACAGGTGCGGGTACTTGACGCCGGGCAGCCCGCCGCCGACCTGCGCCTGTACCGCGACCTTCTGCTTCTCGACCAGCGAGACGTACAGCCGCGAGGTGCGGCCGCGCCCGAGGATCTCGGCGATGGCGTCGTACACCGCGTCGTCGGGATGCAGCGCCGACGGCTTGTGGTAGCCCTCGATGTAGAACGGCTGCGACTTCTCGCGCAGCGTCACGGTGAGTTCCGCCGTCTGCGGCGGCTCGATGGTGCGCAGGGGCGCAGGCTTCTCGCCCTTCGGCAGGCGTCCGAAGTAGCGGTCGAGGATCGGGATGATCTCGGCCGCCTTCACGTTGCCGACGATGGCGGTGACCATGTTGGCCGGCACGTAGTAGGTGCGGAAGAACCGCTCGGCGTCGGTCATCGTGAAGCGCTGCAGGTCGCTCATGTACCCGACCGTCGGCTGCTTGTAGGGATGGGCGAGGAACGCCGTCGCGAGCATGCGCTCGATCAGCCGGCCGATCGGCTGGCTCTCGGTGCGCTGGCGCCGCTCCTCCATCACCACGTCGCGCTCCTTGTAGAACTCGCGGAACACCGGGTGGAGGAACCGCTCGGACTCGAGGTAGGCGAACAGCTCGAACTTGTTGGTCGGCAGCGAGTAGTAGTACGTCGTCGCCTCGGCGCTGGTGCTCGCGTTGAGCCCCACGCCGCCCTCGCGCGACACCGCGTCGTCGAAGGCGTTGGGCACGACGAAGGCCTGCGCCGCCGCTTCCTTCTCCTTGAAGGCTTTCAGCAGGCGGTCGATCTCGGCCTGGTCCGGCTTGAGGGCGGCGCGGGCGCGCTCGTAGGCCTGGTAGGCGGCCTCGAGTTCCTTCAAGGCCGCCTCTTCCTTCGCGAAGTCGGTCGTGCCGAGGCGCGGCGTGCCCTTGAAGGCCATGTGCTCGAACATGTGCGCCAGGCCGGTGATGCCCGGCACTTCCTGCGCCGAGCCGACGTCGACCCGCGTGGCGAACGAGAACACCGGCGCCCCTGGACGCTCGAGGATCAGAAACGTGTAGCCGTTGGGCAGCGTGTGCACCGTGAGGCGCTTCTCGAAGGACGCCAGGTCCTGCGCTCGGGTCGGTCCGGCGGCTGCCAGGACCGACACCGCCACGGCGGCGCAGACCCCGCGCCACCCTCGGAGGCTCGACTGCATCTGTGACTCTCCCATCAGGGGACCGTGACGATCCCGGACCTATTATGACGACCGCCGCTCGGGTTGGGTCGCCCGGTCATGCGGTCCGGGGTGTGGCATCGTTACGCCCTGTATGGGGCGAAGGCCCCGCCTCTGCCATGACGGCCCAGCATCCGGTTCGCATCAGCCATTACGAGATCCAGCGCGTCCTCGGCCAGGGCGGCATGGGCCTCGTGTACCTGGCGCTCGACCCGGGCCTGCAACGCCAGGTGGCCCTGAAGGTGCTCCGCGCCGACAGCGACGACCATCGCGAACGCTTCCGCCGGGAAGCCCGCATCGTGGCGCGGCTACAGCACCCCAACATCGTCCAGATCTACGCCGTCGGCGAGCACGAGCAGCAGCTCTTCATCGCCATGGAATACATCGACGGCGAGCCGCTCTCCGAGGGGCTGCGCCGGCGGGCGCCGTGGAGCCTGCAACGCCGCCTCATGATGGCCGCCGACCTCTGCGCCGGGCTCGCCTTCGCGCACCGCGCCGGCGTCGTGCACCGCGACGTGAAGCCGTCCAACCTCATGGTGGCCAACGGCTCCGGCACCGTGCGGCTGCTCGACTTCGGCATCGCCCGCGGCGCCGATTCGCTCGCCACCATGGGGCTGACCCAGCACGGCAACATCGTCGGCACCTTGAACTACATGTCGCCCGAGCAGATCACCGGGCAGCCGCTCGACCACCGCAGCGACATCTTCGCCGTCGGCGCCGTGCTCTACGAACTGCTCGCCTACCGGCAGGCCTTCCCCGGCGACAACCTCGCCACCCTCACCTACCGCATCGTCCACCTCGGCCCCGACCCGCTCCGCACGCTGCAGCCCGACCTCGATCCTGCCCTGTACGCCGTCGTCGAGCGCGCCATGGCGCGCCAACCGGAGGACCGCTATCCGCACCTCGAAGCGCTGCGGACCGACCTGCTCGGCGTCGTGTCGCGACTCGACCCGGCAGCGGCCGGCGGGCTGGCCGGCCAGGGGGCACCAGGCACGGGGGCCACGCCACAGCCGGTCATCTGGTCGCGGGCCCTCGACCCGACCGTCCTCGCCGACACGCCGGGATCGCCGCGATCCACCGCCGCCCTCGCCGAGACCGAGACAGAGACGGCACTCAGCCAGGACACTGGCAGGCGGCGCACGTGGCCTCGCGTGGCGGCGATTGGCAGCCTGGTGGCCGCGGGCGCGTTGGCCGCCTGGGTCACGGTGGGCCGGGGCGGGGCGCCCGCCCCTGACCGGCCGGGTGCGGGGGGCACGGACGGGGGCGGGACGGTGACGCGGCCAAACGACCCGATTCCCGAAGCGCCCCGCCCGGGTCGGGACGCGCCTCCCGTCGTCGCGATACGGCCGGAGCCGGGTGCGATTGATGATCCTGCCCCGCGTGCCGGAGAACGGACGCCCGAGAGGAACGCGCGCGGCGAACCGCCTCCAATCCGTCCCGACCGGCGCAAGGACGACACGCCCCCGGACTCCGGGCGTCAGGTGGGCGGAGGCTCCGGCAGTGTGACGCCGCCGACCGACTTCTCCTCCCTGCCGCCTGTCCAGCCGGGACAGCCGCCCGCGACGGAGGGCCCGGGGCCGTTACGCGGCGCCGACAGCGGGGGCGCTGCGGCAGGAACGGCGGCCCTGCCGCCGGTCGTCACCGGGCCGAGCGACGAGGACCAGGTGCAGTCGGTGCTGGCACGCTGGGCGCGTGCTTACGCCGCCCGCGACGCGCGCGGCGTGGACGAGGTGCAACCCGGCACCGCCGGCACGCTCGAGAAGCAGTTCGCCGCCCTGTCGCGCGTCGACGTGACGCTGTCGGGCTGCCGCATCGACGTGCAGGGGCCGCGCGCCAGCGCGGAGTGCGGCGAGCAGTTCACCGCCGAGACACGCTTCGGCGGCAAGCCGACCAGCGAAGCGCGGCGCCGGTCGTTCGTGCTCGACAAGACGTCGGGCACGTGGCGCATCACCGCCGCGCGCATCGTCCGGTGAGGCCGGGACGCCGGCGAGGCCGGTCTTCCTCCCGGCCTGGCGCGGCGCTCCAGCCCACCCCCTCAGAACGTGTAATCGAACCCGATCGTCGTGGTGATGCGGCTGCGCAGTCCGCCATCGGTCACCGGCAGGAGGAGGTGCGCCGACACGAGGCCCCGCGATCCCACGTTGATCTTCGTGCCCAGGGCGACGAGGCCGAGGGTGAGTGAGCCCGACCGGGCCTGGAACTCGCGGAACGAGGGCGACTGCAGGGCCGGCGACAGGATCGGTTGTCCCTGCGGCGTGTACGTGAAGGATCGCTCTCCCACGTCGAGGCGCCCGACGTCGAGCAGGGTGCGGCCCATGAACTCGCCGAGCAGCGTCACGCGGTCGGATGCGGCGTATTCGAGCCCGCCGTTGAAGTGGAACTCGTCGGGAGGCGTGGCGGCCGGCAGCAGCGACGAGGCGAGCACCGGGTCGTCACCGATGTAGTTGGCCACATCGGTGCTGCCACTGAAGGTGTAGCCGACGTTGACGTGCTGGGCGAAGCGGTCAGTGCCGGTCGAGACGACGGCGCCGAGGCGCGCCTGCGCGGCGCCGGTGCCGAGCAGGTTGCTGGCGTCGCCGGTCGGCAACCGCAGGTCGAGGGTGGCTGCGATGCCCTGTGCGCCGCGCTGCCGCAGGTTGTACTTGCTGCGCAGGATGATGTCGCCGAGGCCGCTGGCGCTGCGGGCGTCGGTGAAGGTGCGCCGCGACACGTCGCTGCCGGTCTGGAAGGTGTGCACCAGCGGCTGGAATGCCGTGCCGAGGCGCACGATCTCGGCGTCGGCCGTCGCCTCGAGGTCGACGCGCATCACCGGCACCGCGATGCCGACGTCCCAGCGCGAGGTCACGCCATAGGTGGCGAAGAAGGCGGCGATGTCGGTCGACGCCTTGATCGAGGTCCGCACCGTCACGATGTCGGACTCGAAGCCGGGGTTGAGCAGGTTGCCGTCGCCGGTGGCCTGCAGCCCGACCTGCGCCGGGCAGCAGTCGTTGTGCGGCAGCAGGAACTGGATGGAGCCGTCGTCGAGCGACTGCCCCTCGAACTGGTCGTACGACGTGTGCTGGTAGGTCGCGCCCGCCGAGAAGCGCCCCTTGCCGACGGTGAGGGACCGTTCGCCGAACGACGGCCCGAAGCTGCGCGTGGCGCGCGCCGGCAGGCCGGTGGTTTCGTCGAGCGTGAACGAGAACGCGCCGCTCGAGTTGCCGATCGGGAACGTCGCGAACTGGGTGGCCAGCAGGCGGTTGAAGTTGAGCACCACTTCGGCGGCGTCGACCTGGAAGCCGCGGCCCGACCGCGGGTCGGTGCCGACGTACAACTCGTTGAGTGGCGTGAAGTGCGCGTCGTGCGGCACCGGCGTCCCGGCGTCGAGCCTGATGCCGCCGAGGATCAGGTTCGGCAACAGCCCGGCCACGCCGGCAGGCGCCTGCGCGCCCACCGGCGCAGCCTGCAGGCACAACGCGGCCGTGAGCACGACCATCGTGGTCTGCTTGAGCATTCTGGGTGTCCTCCCGTGTAGTCGTCAACGCGGCCGGGGGCGGACGCGAACAGCAGCTCTGCGTTTTTCGGCCACGCGGTGCCGTGTGGCTTCCCGGGGCTGGGGCTGGGGGATTGGGGAGAACAGGAACTCGAAGCGGCCATTCGGCTCCCAGCGCCCAGTTCCTGCTGCTGCTCTGAACTCCCCGAACGACAACGGGCGGGACTCCCGTGTGGAAGCCCCGCCCGTCGCGTGTCCGGCCGCCGGCTCGGAAGAGCCGGCCCTCCTCGTTACTCGACCACTTCGCCCCGTTCGCGGTCGAGCAGGTCGTCCGCGTCGGACAGGTAGTCGAGATCGCGCTCGAGTTCCGCATCCTCCGGGGACGGCGGCGGCGGGGGCGGCGGCGCATCCGACGGGATGTGCACGTTGCCGTAGGCGTAGAAGCCCGTGCCCGCCGGAATCAGGCGGCCCATCGTGACGTTCTCCTTCAGGCCGCGCAGCGTGTCGACGCGCCCGGAGATGGACGCCTCGGTGAGCACGCGCGTGGTCTCCTGGAAGGAGGCCGCCGAGATGAACGAGTCGGTCGAGAGCGAGGCCTTGGTGATGCCGAGCAGCATCGGCCGGCCCTTGGCCGGGACGCCGCCTGCCGTCACCACGCGCTCGTTCTCCTCGATGAACCGGAAGCGGTCCACCACGTCGTCGATCAGGAACTCGGTGTCGCCGACATCCTCGATCTTCACCCACCGCATCATCTGGCGAACGATGACCTCGATGTGCTTGTCGTTGATGTTGACGCCCTGCAGGCGGTAGACCTCCTGGATCTCGTTGACCAGGTACTTCTGCAGTTCCCGCTCGCCGAGCACCGCGAGGATGTCGTGCGGGTTGCTCGGGCCGTCCATCAGCTGCTCGCCCGCCCGGACGCGATCGCCGTCCTGGACGTTGACGTGCACGCCACGGGGCAGGCTGTACTCCCGCGGCTCGC from Luteitalea sp. TBR-22 includes:
- a CDS encoding transporter, with product MLKQTTMVVLTAALCLQAAPVGAQAPAGVAGLLPNLILGGIRLDAGTPVPHDAHFTPLNELYVGTDPRSGRGFQVDAAEVVLNFNRLLATQFATFPIGNSSGAFSFTLDETTGLPARATRSFGPSFGERSLTVGKGRFSAGATYQHTSYDQFEGQSLDDGSIQFLLPHNDCCPAQVGLQATGDGNLLNPGFESDIVTVRTSIKASTDIAAFFATYGVTSRWDVGIAVPVMRVDLEATADAEIVRLGTAFQPLVHTFQTGSDVSRRTFTDARSASGLGDIILRSKYNLRQRGAQGIAATLDLRLPTGDASNLLGTGAAQARLGAVVSTGTDRFAQHVNVGYTFSGSTDVANYIGDDPVLASSLLPAATPPDEFHFNGGLEYAASDRVTLLGEFMGRTLLDVGRLDVGERSFTYTPQGQPILSPALQSPSFREFQARSGSLTLGLVALGTKINVGSRGLVSAHLLLPVTDGGLRSRITTTIGFDYTF
- a CDS encoding pitrilysin family protein yields the protein MNRTPVCAALAAWALVAAAPLPAGAQVATTIDQLKYPALPAFALPKPTRTVLPNGLVVLVMEDHELPLVSVSARFRTGSLLEPADKVGVASLTGSQMRAGGTVALAPDALDRYLEDRAASIETGIGDDAGTAGMSALKQDWVEVLQVFSDVLRTPRFDPARLEVARRGIEASIARQNDDPGSIASREFRELMYGADTPFAREVTYASVQAITRDDLVAWHGRYLHPEQTIIAVHGDVTQADALAAITKVFGSWNRGPKATITFPDPRPQSAPGVYEAVKSDVAQSSIRIGHMGTLKSTHPDYYPVQVLNEVLSGSFTSRLFSKVRTEKGLAYSVGGSVGSGYTRVAPFSMATSTKTSTTAETIETLVAEARRIISEPPTEAEIARARQSILNSFIFNSATSEQVLGQHVVYEYYGLPTDWLERYRAGIEKVTAADTARVAKQYIKPEQFAILVVGPTEGRDKPLSTFGAVKTLDISIPEPPSSAAPAPTGAAAAGAEEAGKALVGKAVEAMGGAAAIDGVKAYREETTVTATTPQGEIELQSTVLVVPPDRVRQELVTPMGAMTMKIAGASGSVDGGPQGSMPLPEAQRTSMLKQIQRSPIFLLQRRGQPGFKAAVAGEGKVGDTAVSLVRVEVEGDAMTLGIDPKTGQIRSLLARGTGPTGAPADVLTEYHDYRADGGLTVPHARTSSVGGAVAQKVTVKTVQVNPAVPADAFGGGK
- a CDS encoding pitrilysin family protein; its protein translation is MQSSLRGWRGVCAAVAVSVLAAAGPTRAQDLASFEKRLTVHTLPNGYTFLILERPGAPVFSFATRVDVGSAQEVPGITGLAHMFEHMAFKGTPRLGTTDFAKEEAALKELEAAYQAYERARAALKPDQAEIDRLLKAFKEKEAAAQAFVVPNAFDDAVSREGGVGLNASTSAEATTYYYSLPTNKFELFAYLESERFLHPVFREFYKERDVVMEERRQRTESQPIGRLIERMLATAFLAHPYKQPTVGYMSDLQRFTMTDAERFFRTYYVPANMVTAIVGNVKAAEIIPILDRYFGRLPKGEKPAPLRTIEPPQTAELTVTLREKSQPFYIEGYHKPSALHPDDAVYDAIAEILGRGRTSRLYVSLVEKQKVAVQAQVGGGLPGVKYPHLFLALAVPARGVSNDKVAEALRAELTRMATEDVTDDELARFKTRAKADLIRSLDSNSGLASQLVTYHTLTGDWRDIFRYIERAEAVTKADIRRVATEVFKASNRTVARLENEAATATGGTR
- a CDS encoding serine/threonine-protein kinase, whose product is MTAQHPVRISHYEIQRVLGQGGMGLVYLALDPGLQRQVALKVLRADSDDHRERFRREARIVARLQHPNIVQIYAVGEHEQQLFIAMEYIDGEPLSEGLRRRAPWSLQRRLMMAADLCAGLAFAHRAGVVHRDVKPSNLMVANGSGTVRLLDFGIARGADSLATMGLTQHGNIVGTLNYMSPEQITGQPLDHRSDIFAVGAVLYELLAYRQAFPGDNLATLTYRIVHLGPDPLRTLQPDLDPALYAVVERAMARQPEDRYPHLEALRTDLLGVVSRLDPAAAGGLAGQGAPGTGATPQPVIWSRALDPTVLADTPGSPRSTAALAETETETALSQDTGRRRTWPRVAAIGSLVAAGALAAWVTVGRGGAPAPDRPGAGGTDGGGTVTRPNDPIPEAPRPGRDAPPVVAIRPEPGAIDDPAPRAGERTPERNARGEPPPIRPDRRKDDTPPDSGRQVGGGSGSVTPPTDFSSLPPVQPGQPPATEGPGPLRGADSGGAAAGTAALPPVVTGPSDEDQVQSVLARWARAYAARDARGVDEVQPGTAGTLEKQFAALSRVDVTLSGCRIDVQGPRASAECGEQFTAETRFGGKPTSEARRRSFVLDKTSGTWRITAARIVR